TTTTTTCCATTTGAAGGATTGTTATTTGTTGGATTACTAGTTGCAGGATTATCTTCATTATCTTGATTAGATGAAGCTTGCTTCTTACCATCTGATCCAATCTTAAATCCATCTATTTTAGTATTAGTAACCATTCTTCCCGTAGATGTATCTAAATAATATGAATCTCCATTAGATGTAACCCATCCTGTTGCCATAGCTCCACTTTCTTTTAAGTAGTACCATGTTCCATCAAGATTAATCCATCCCTTAGCCATAGCTCCAGTATTATATAAATAATAGTTAGTTCCATTATCTAAAATCCAACCTGTTGACATACTACCATCGGTATTAAAATAATACCAATAATTATTTAATTGTATCCAACCAGTTGCTAAAGTACCATTATCATTGAACATATAGCTCTTACCATCTATTTTATTGAGCCCAGTTACCATACTCCCATCGCCTTGAAGATAGTAGGAACTGTTATTGTCTTTAAGCCAACCAGTCTTCACTTTTCCACTTTTTTCAGAAAAGTACCATTTATCGTTTAATTTTATCCAGCCATCATTCGTTGCCATAACTCCTGAATCCTTTAAATAATATAAACTTGAACCATCATATTGAATTCCAGTTGCCATAACACCTGAATCAGTTAAAAAGTACCAATCATTATTTAATTGCTTCCAACCTTTAACCATAATCCCTGAATTATTAAAATAGTACCATTTTCCATTGTCACTTAGCCAATTAGTTGCCATTTTCCCATCATCTTTTAAGTAATACCAATTGCTATCAGGTTTAATCCACCCAATCGCCTTTGTATTATCTGATTTATAGTAATACCAAGCTCCCTTTTCATTTTTCCAACCAACAGTTGATGTTATATTAGTTTTATCATCTACAGTTTCATCACCTGTTTGGGGTTTATTTTCTGAAATAACCTCTGATACGTTTGGTGCACTTGGTTTGCTTTCAGTTTTCCCTGGATTTGGAACTGCATTTGATGTTTCATCACTATCATTAGAATCTTCATCTGCTTCATCTGTATCCTTTTGATAATCTACTCCAGCAAAATCTAGTAAATCTTTATATAATGCATTTACTTCCTCGCCATATGTAGCACTTGGAGCCCATTTTGTGCCTAAAGAATTTACCGTAGTTGCTTTTCCTTTAATAGTTACAAAATGTCTTGGGTCATATGTATCATCCTTTGGATATCCTTTAGCTCCTGCATATAAAGCTAAATGATCCATATGTGCTTGTACACCTTCATCCCAAGTATCAAATTTTTGATGAGCATTTTTATCAGTATCTCCTCCACCTGATGATGTCTTAAGTCCACATGGGTTTTTATAACTTTCGTCTAAAACTCCACCAAACTTTCCGAATCCAGTTTCTTTTGCAGCTTGTACATACGCAATCGCTGGATTTACATCACCACAATCAGATGAATACTCAAAATAAAGTTCTGCTAAGTCTTGAAAAGTTTCTGTTGCACCTTTAGATTTAGCCCATTTTTCCGCTTGTTTTGCAGTAACCTCACTGTTCGATATTATTTTAAAATCAGTCGTTGCTGCCTGTACACTTAATGTGGGAACTAAACTTAATACCATTGCAAATGTTAAAACAAGGGTAATAATCTTCTTTTTTATATTCAAAACAGTCTGCCACCTCCTTATATTAGATTCTAACAAAAAATGTAACATGATTAAAGGTAATTTTGAAAATTTATAGATTTTTTTATCATATATTAATAAGTAGTGAACCCAAATCTATGATTTGGTATGAATCACTTACTCAGCGAACGCATGTGAGTCGAGTTTCCTTGCCTCAATATCATATATAAATATTCTATTATTTGTATTAACTCTCAAAATACAATAAGGTGATTTATTTAAAATTATTTTCAAGCAAAAAAGAGAGCCTTTTCTATTGCTCTCTTTTAGTGATTATGATTTTTTCCTCTCCTGCAATTACCAAGATTCTCCTGACAATCAGCAAGAGTGTCCATTAAGTTGTCTACTAATTTACATGTAAGACATGATTGATTATCAATCAACTTCTCATTCATGCACATTAAATAACTAATAAAATTTTGATTAGTATACGCATATAAAAATAGTAATATCATTATTAGTTTATTTAACAATACTCCTTGATTCTCCACAACCATTGTAGACAAGGTCAAGTCACTTATTGGATCACATGTTGTTCCACTATTCGTTCCCAAAGTATCGAAATCAGTATCACAAAAATTACTGTTACTCATTCTCTTCCTCTCCATGTACAAACATATTATATAATAATAGTATGAAAAATCTTTCCTTTTTGTTACTTGCTAATTTAAAGTATTAATTTTCTAAAATCAGATGTTTCTATTTATATCTTCTCTTTCATCAGCACATATTCTCTCTTATTTCAAATTTACTTTCATTATATGTTACTTCATTATAATTTCTTAAATCTGAAATAGGTTTAATATTTGGCATAATATAAATTCGTTTTAATATTTACTTTTACCGCAATTTATATTTATGCACATTCAACGTAGTGTTTTACTTAGAAGTATTAGTAATACTTCTCATTTTTTTAATGCAAAAAATCCCAAGGCAATACTCACTTTAAGTATTACCTTAGGATTTGCTTGATAATAAGTTTTAGTCCTCACTCTTTCCAACTGCTGAAAGAATCAATCCCTTGTTATGTTCTAATGCCCAACTGATACCCCAATCATTTTGGAATATAAGTAAATTTCTATCCTTAAGATCTTTAACCTTTTTAGTATCTGAAGTTAAGTTTAATGAATCCATTTCAATGTCTTTATTTTCAATCCATCTTACATATCTATAAGCTAATCTATCCATTTTTACATCAACATTATATTCATTATTCAATCTATATTCTAATACTTCAAATTGAAGTACACCAACAACTCCAACTATGATTTCTTCCATACCGATGTGAGTTTCCCTAAATACTTGAATTGCACCTTCTTGAGCAATTTGAGTAACACCTTTTACAAATTGTTTTCTCTTCATAGTATCTACTGGTCTTACTCTTGCAAAATGTTCTGGTGCGAAAGCTGGTATTCCTTCAAATTTGAACTTATTTGATGGCATACATAATGTATCACCAATTGAGAATATGCCTGGATCAAATACACCAATAATATCTCCTGCATAA
The DNA window shown above is from Clostridium beijerinckii and carries:
- a CDS encoding cell wall hydrolase produces the protein MNIKKKIITLVLTFAMVLSLVPTLSVQAATTDFKIISNSEVTAKQAEKWAKSKGATETFQDLAELYFEYSSDCGDVNPAIAYVQAAKETGFGKFGGVLDESYKNPCGLKTSSGGGDTDKNAHQKFDTWDEGVQAHMDHLALYAGAKGYPKDDTYDPRHFVTIKGKATTVNSLGTKWAPSATYGEEVNALYKDLLDFAGVDYQKDTDEADEDSNDSDETSNAVPNPGKTESKPSAPNVSEVISENKPQTGDETVDDKTNITSTVGWKNEKGAWYYYKSDNTKAIGWIKPDSNWYYLKDDGKMATNWLSDNGKWYYFNNSGIMVKGWKQLNNDWYFLTDSGVMATGIQYDGSSLYYLKDSGVMATNDGWIKLNDKWYFSEKSGKVKTGWLKDNNSSYYLQGDGSMVTGLNKIDGKSYMFNDNGTLATGWIQLNNYWYYFNTDGSMSTGWILDNGTNYYLYNTGAMAKGWINLDGTWYYLKESGAMATGWVTSNGDSYYLDTSTGRMVTNTKIDGFKIGSDGKKQASSNQDNEDNPATSNPTNNNPSNGKKTIVVDAGHNYGGDGGATATIDGVTYNEADLNIMVASKLKTELENRGYNVIMTRYSGQRETIALIQSLTNRVNIANNANADFFVSIHHNSASETAQGVLTLYSEESQDATFGGKLNSSRIEKSKEMATLINNNIANKLSLNNRGGQEQNLFVCRNANMPAVLVETGFITNKEEAIRCSDPASQQKVAAAIAEVIAGNI